ACTGATAGTGTGCTGTCGGTACTGAAAAGTTCTGTTGGTAGTGATTTGTGTAATCTATCCCATTTCCCGTGACATTGTGTGAAATGACTCTCTGCagggtttgtttgtttgttttttttgctaTATAAGTAAGTTGTTAGTGTTAAAAAAAGAAACGAAAGGAAAAATAGATATTGAGACACATCCTTTAACCTTCATTtaataacattttgaaattgaaaaattttcCATAATTCAAAAATATGTATCTCAAATAGttccaaacaaaaaattattcctTTCCTAAACTATTATTTTGTGCAGCCTAATGAGCCTATAGACATTTGAAAACTTCTGTGTGATTCAGTCATAGTGCTCGATTCATAGCTCAGATGAAATCAAAGTGCTCCATTCATAGCTCAGATGAAATCAAAAGTGCTCCATTTATAGCTCAGATGAAATCAAAGTGCTCCATTCAAAGCTCAGATGAAATCACAGTGCTCCATTCATAACTCAGATCATGTTGTAGTGTTATATTCATAGCTCATATTTAGTCATAGTGTTCTCTTTATAGCTCAGATCTAGTCATAGTGCTCCATTCATAGCTCACACAGACATTCGGAAGGTCTGTGATCTAAACTTAGATTCCTATCTCATACATTAGTCATTAAAAATGGAAGACACAAGAAATTAAGTGCAGAAGTTGCAGAAACTATTTTGCACACAGCATGATGATGTTATTACATTTTATCAGTTTGTCCATATTGTCAATTAGTCTTAAGATTTTTTGTACCCTGGtaaacattttatcattttacagTTATTGGAATTAGAATATTTTTCGGAGTAGATTCAGCAAGTTCGATTTCATTTCTTACTGTATGAAGCAAAGATCTTATCCATATACCGTTTAAAAATTAATACACGCAGTTGTTATCTTTATACAGTTTTTCCCTATatctatcaatatttttactTTTAGTGAAAGTAGggcatgtaatattgtaatgTAATTGATACATATTTCCAATTATACTCATTCTTTTAGGCATTATTTAAGTACATTcaatgatatttaattgaaaataaactttatcaaaaatatattcaattttgacATTCTTTTTCAGTGCAAAGAAAAAAATGGCAGGTGTGTTGGGAATGGCATTCATTCCTTATTACAATCAACTGATAAAGATCCTCGAGACCAATGAAGAACTCAAGAAAAGTGCCCGAGGGATTTTCAAGCAGATGGCCTGGGCTGCTGGGGGTACGGCAGTTGGTGGGGTCCTTTTAGGGCCCCTTGGGGCTGGGATTGGGGGAATGGCAGGTTCCATGATTGGGTACATGTGTGCTGATGAATACACTGCCATGATTAAAGTATTAAAGAATTTAAGTGATTCAGACAAAGAGAAGGTTGTAAAAGCCGTACAGGAGCTAGTGGGAAGTTCCTCGATAGAAGCCCTCACAAGGTTTATCGGGAATCAAGTACAGAGGGACGTTTTCTTAAAACTGCTTGGTGATTTCGTGGGAGACATTCAAAAAGGAGGATAAAAGCATACATGCTATATATCAGGATATTTAATAGAGTCATCAGTTTAGTGCTTTAAATTATGGATTTTACAATATTGACGTGAATGATTAGCTACCTTTCGTATATTTGTGTTATTTGTAACAGATGTTTAATATTTGTACCTAACAACACCTTGttgtgaatttcattatgtGATTGGTGTTGATATCATGCACATTGTTGTTTAAGAACTAGTGCCTGTACATTTCGTAGCTGCTCATGCTCCAAAAAACTGtgttttttcattaatttttttgtgacccATTTCTGcaatttcagatattttaaatcTACAGAAAACacacaaatattgataattgaATACTATCATATCATTTCTCTGAACAATTTCAGAATGTTTCAGTAGTATGCTGTTAAATAtgttaaatgtttatttttgtacaagaacataatgtatataatttattctGTGTTTTAAACACTTGAAATGTTGCGGGTAATTTATGAATGCCTTATAGATCTGTGTTGTATTTTCATGAATTCCATTTGTGTTTGAATTAGTAAATGTACTTTATAAATTTTCACTGAAGTCATATTTTACAATATGTgatcaatgaccttgacctgctgaaccaaataaaaacaattttaggGGTCATCATCAATTCTTTGTGTGACGTTTCATTTCTAAAGCTCAAACAATTAAACAAAATCCATTTCTCATAATATCTGAcatggtgaccttgacctacgaCCTTCTGACCTCACAACACTGGTTAATCTTTAGTAGGTCTTCCATCagtcttttggaattcccatgggcacgaattgtgctcctttgttagctgacttgtttctatattcatatgaaaaagaatttatttttaaaaaacttctatgtgagaagaaaaaatctcttgctgtggccttcatttcgacatttagatatatcaacgacgttttacctgttaacaataataattttcattcttatgtcgtttcgatatatccctgtgagctcaaaataaattacaccacagagtcgtccactcctgcttaatacttagatattttattgaaagtagacattaacggcaaactgacaattcaactgtatgacaaacaggatgatttcggcttctccatcgtcaaattcccatatttatgtagcaatattccattatctcctgcatatggtgtttctatatctcaactgattcaatatgcaagagcttgttttgtgtatggtcagtttttaaatcgaggcaagctactgacaaacaagttgatggtacaggggtttcaacagtcttaattgaagtcagcatttcgcaaattctatggtcgttattacgatctagttcgtcaatacaatctatcattgggtcaaatgctgtctgacttgtttcataccaattgttaggccgttcttggcacactgatattgactacggataactctgtttatctgatcaggatatagggctcacggcgggtgtgaccggtcgacaggggatgcttactccacctgatcccacccctggtgcgtgcaggggtccgtgtttgcccaactatctattttgtattgctcataggagttatgagattgatcactgttcgttatcttcacctttcatgtaaagtCCTATCAACTAGAGCTCAAACAGTATTTGAGATCAAgattttacagacagacagaaccAGATTATCGGTAATATTTTTTGCTGAATCGGgaggttttttttcaaaagtgtgTAGTAAAGGCCATTCTTAAACTTCAAGATTATCAAACACCAACACATGTTCAGAGTACTGATGGATTAAAGGTTTTTCTTATAGGTCATTTTGGGAAGACAGCGTTAAACAAgaaattctattttattttattaatgtgTTATAATAGACCTATTATTTGAGATCTTTTGAATATCATCTTGTCAATATTCAGAGCTCATTGATGATGTTAGATGTCGAATTTCAGGTTGCTGCGTGCTCTTCATTTgctgagagagagaggaagagaAGGAGGGCATAATGTCCAATTtaaagtcttttttttttttttttcaaatcttaaaTCTCCCTTACCAGCAAATGTCGATTATATaagagggctgttcgatatgtaatgtgtgttgtacgatatctcaaaagcattcgactcaaatagtgaaatgaacattacatcccttcaaagtgtcaaagatgcagcaaaatctggctgacctgtgactgtaacaggcaagggaaataattgaaagtgatggcagatgcacgattcgtgatatttcCAAAGCTGTTggatatcgctatcgcgggtgcttttattttgaaagtatgaacgatttctgccagatggatataccgcatatattgacagatgaccaaaaacgggtacgagtaaaaactgctaagcaattgctcaaaatgtttcccaaattcaatcaaagacaatttacaaacattgttactgctgatgaaacatgggttcactatttcgaaccagtaagaaaaattggaaacaaaatatggctaactaaacacggtagaaggcctgtagttgccaaaagaaccataagcacaaagagcgttctttattgcatattcttctcatgtgacggtatagccgtacaaattccggtgccgaagggcaacagtgttacaggtcggtattaccgagatgttatactaaaaaaaagctcataaacgacgccctgtgtcaggatttaggcatgttcgtctacttcatgataatgctccatcacatacatctgagcttgtgtagcaatttttgaagtcggagaaggttaccgtcttgccacacccaccatactctccagatctatcCCCATGCGAcgatttcctttttccaaaacttaaaagttcttatctcgtcgtcgttacaagtcccgacaagctcttggctcagccatcagtcagtgcctcagaggtctacctaaatcagcgtaccgtgacgcatattagaaatggattcagagattgaaattaatttatgtatttcaaactgcggagaatactttgaagggatgtaatgttcatttcactatttgagtggaatgcttttgagatatcgtacaacacacattacatatcgagcAGCCCTGGTTGATGTTGAGCCAGTTCGAATTGTATGATGATACCCGTCTGTACGTTTTGTGtaggtttttattttattgatataagtttaatttaaaaatacCTGTTgtggggggttggggttggatggggtctttagatttttctttttgataacaaagagtgtatttatatttttctggGTAGTTTTATTATGTACTTTACAAATATctaccgggggggggggggtctgtgtattttattaataCATGTCTGGAATTTTTGGTGGTTATATTTTACTAATACCTCTCTGGTATTTTTCTGTGCATTTCAATTATAAAGAATACTAGTAGTGTATTTTACTTATACCtgtttcgggggggggggggggggttattattgtattttattatgcAATTTATTGGATGGATACAAATTATAGACCCgcataaagatttattttttataagtTATTATTCAATCCGGGAGTAAAAGAATGTCCGCGTGTTATTTAAAAACATCACTACATTGTTAATGTATTGCACAGAATGATGTGTTCATTTAACATgttgagtaaaaaaaaaaataactagtattcaaataatataatattcaataatatattatatcatataaaataactAGTATTAGTTTACTAtacaggcacgtagaatcagACGGGACCGTTTTTAACAATGTTCATTTTCCGTCAGGTTTGcattcaaagtatttttgaaatttggtcaaaatAACTTCTGttattcttttctttatttagtCATTTGCTATTCAAGGATTTTACATACTTATGAAGTCAACTTTTCCgccgctctctctctctctctctctctctctctctctctctctctcaccccAGTTGGTGGAGGACCTTGGGTGACCCCCAAAcatctctaaaaaaaaattcctgagCACAAACTGatgaatttacatttctaaCCAACCCAACGTACAAGAGTCTCTTCCTAACAATCGCATCTTCTCGGACCTTTTCAATTAACAGAAAAGTTTTTCCGCTCTTGTCGGAAAGGCCCGACAAATTGCATTAGTAAAAGACCGCTCGGTCCATCATGGTTCCCGTGCTTAAAAGCACTAAAGTACAAACATGCGAGGAGAACGAAGAAAAGCAGCAACACTTTAAGGCGAATGAGCGAAACTAGAAAAGCTTCTTCACAAATTCGCTTACGTAAcaagaaaataaatcatattttttgCTATTACAACGATGATTATATTGTCACTGCTGATGTTAAGTGTGTAGTTATGATTATATTGTCACTGCTGATGTTAAGTGTGTATTTATGATTATATTGTCACTACTGATGTTAAGTGTGTA
This genomic window from Ostrea edulis chromosome 4, xbOstEdul1.1, whole genome shotgun sequence contains:
- the LOC125669729 gene encoding uncharacterized protein LOC125669729 isoform X1, whose product is MPVVHHSPFRSVAKKKMAGVLGMAFIPYYNQLIKILETNEELKKSARGIFKQMAWAAGGTAVGGVLLGPLGAGIGGMAGSMIGYMCADEYTAMIKVLKNLSDSDKEKVVKAVQELVGSSSIEALTRFIGNQVQRDVFLKLLGDFVGDIQKGG
- the LOC125669729 gene encoding uncharacterized protein LOC125669729 isoform X2, whose protein sequence is MAGVLGMAFIPYYNQLIKILETNEELKKSARGIFKQMAWAAGGTAVGGVLLGPLGAGIGGMAGSMIGYMCADEYTAMIKVLKNLSDSDKEKVVKAVQELVGSSSIEALTRFIGNQVQRDVFLKLLGDFVGDIQKGG